Proteins from a single region of Calditrichota bacterium:
- a CDS encoding glycine--tRNA ligase yields the protein MAKSSGNMMDKLVSLSKRRGIIFQSSEIYGGINSCWDYGPVGVELKRNIKEFWWRSMVFWRNDVEGIDASIIMHPTVWKASGHVENFTDPMVDCKKCKRRFRADEIKGDKCPVCGGELTEARQFNLMFKTFMGPVEDETNTIYLRPETAQGIYVNFLNVQKAARKKIPFGIAQIGKAFRNEITPGNFIFRTREFEQMEMQYFVKPGTDEEFFEKWKAARMAWYGELGIRPEKLRFHQHGPDELAHYAKAAFDIEYEFPFGWKELEGIHNRTDFDLSRHQEFSGKDLRYFDDQTHERYIPYVIETSAGVDRTLLTVLSDAYREEEVNGDTRVVLKLNPKIAPIKIAVFPLIKKEGMPEIAQRIQADLQKKYKTFYDISGAIGRRYRRQDEIGTPYCVTVDSQTLEDQTVTIRHRDTMKQERVASAQLLTYFSDKLEI from the coding sequence ATGGCAAAATCAAGCGGCAACATGATGGACAAACTTGTCTCCCTGAGTAAACGACGCGGTATTATTTTTCAATCCAGTGAAATCTACGGTGGAATTAATAGCTGCTGGGATTACGGACCGGTTGGAGTGGAATTAAAGCGGAATATTAAAGAATTCTGGTGGCGTTCAATGGTGTTTTGGAGAAATGACGTGGAAGGGATTGACGCCAGCATTATCATGCACCCCACGGTTTGGAAGGCATCCGGACACGTTGAGAATTTTACAGACCCGATGGTTGACTGCAAGAAATGCAAGCGACGTTTCCGCGCCGACGAAATTAAGGGTGATAAATGCCCCGTCTGCGGCGGGGAGCTCACGGAAGCGCGTCAGTTTAATTTGATGTTTAAAACCTTTATGGGACCCGTTGAAGACGAAACAAATACCATTTATCTTCGGCCCGAAACCGCCCAGGGAATTTATGTTAATTTCCTGAATGTGCAGAAGGCAGCCCGAAAAAAAATTCCTTTTGGAATTGCCCAAATCGGAAAAGCCTTTCGAAATGAAATCACTCCGGGCAACTTCATTTTTCGAACGCGTGAATTTGAACAGATGGAAATGCAGTATTTTGTCAAACCCGGAACCGACGAAGAATTTTTTGAAAAATGGAAGGCCGCCCGAATGGCCTGGTATGGTGAACTGGGAATTCGCCCGGAAAAACTTCGGTTTCACCAGCACGGCCCCGATGAGCTGGCGCATTACGCAAAAGCCGCCTTCGATATCGAATATGAATTCCCCTTCGGGTGGAAAGAATTGGAAGGCATTCACAATCGCACGGACTTTGATTTAAGTCGGCACCAGGAATTCTCCGGCAAAGACCTGCGCTATTTTGATGATCAGACCCACGAGCGGTATATTCCTTATGTCATTGAAACCTCAGCCGGTGTTGACCGCACCTTACTAACCGTTCTTTCCGACGCCTATCGGGAAGAGGAGGTCAATGGAGATACCCGGGTGGTTCTGAAACTGAATCCCAAAATTGCTCCTATAAAAATCGCGGTTTTCCCCCTCATCAAAAAAGAAGGAATGCCGGAAATTGCCCAAAGAATTCAGGCAGATCTACAGAAAAAATACAAGACCTTTTACGATATAAGCGGGGCCATCGGTCGCCGCTACCGCCGTCAAGATGAAATTGGAACCCCCTATTGCGTAACAGTCGATTCTCAGACACTGGAAGACCAAACCGTTACCATTCGCCACCGAGACACGATGAAACAGGAACGAGTTGCTTCGGCACAGCTGTTGACCTATTTTTCCGATAAATTAGAGATATAA